TAACCCAGATATCATCGCATTCCAGGACGCCAAGCTTTTAGGATTCAAACCATCAAAGACTTGTTCTGCTGCCTCTATGTTTCCACATTTAGCATACATGTCAATTAGACTCGTCGAAAGAGAGCTATTGgtcatattttcaaagttcttaTCTATATATGCATGAATCCATTTGCCAAGGTCAAGAACACCCAAGTGAGCACAAGCTGGAAGAACGCCTAATAGAGTCACATCATTAGGCTCAGTATCCGATCCTAGCATTAACCGAAAGAGCGCCAATGCTTCTTTGTAGCAGCTCATATGAGTATAACCACCAATTATGACATTCCAAGAAATCACATCCCTTTGATGTATTCCATCAAATAACCTTCGAGCTGTTTCCAAATCACCGCACTTTGAATACATATCAATAAGTGCATTAACAAGCCGGAGATTTGAACCAAGCTCATAATGGTCCTCAATCCAAGAATGCACCCAATTTCCCAGTTCAACAGACCCCGACTGAGCACAAGCTGAGAGTACAGTCAACATGGTACTCTCATTGGGCTGGAcgttcattttcctcatctccTCAAAGAAAGTCAATGCCTCTTCAAACCGAAAACACTGAGCATAGCCCGCAATCATAGCATTCCAAGATACCACATCTCTCACAGGAATTTTGTCAAAAAGCAGACGAGCAGCATCCATATAGCCTCTTGAAGCGTAACCAGTAATCAGGGCCGTAAACGACACCGCATCTCGAAAAGCGCTTTTATCAAACACCAAACGCGCATCATCCAATTCGCCATTTTGAGCATACATATTAATAAGCGAAGTATGCACAAATGCATCGCACCAAAGCCCAAGCTTCAAAACGTGTGCATGGATCTGTTTCCCTTCACGGGTGGCCCCAGCTTTCGCACAAGACttcaaaacaaaaggaaaagtatAAGAATTCGGCTGTGTCCCACACAGAAGCATACGGACATAGAAATCCACAGCTAGAATTGGGTCGGAGCTCAACGAGTGCCCTCGTATGATTGTGTTCCAAATGAACACATTGGGTTCTGGGATGGATTCAAAGAGTAAGAGCGCGTAAGGGAGGTCGCCAAAGGGCGATGTGGCGCAAAACTCGATGAGCTTGCTTAGCGCGAAGAGGGTGTTGTGGAGGCCGGTCTTTACGATGTGAGAGTGGATTTGTCTGAGGCCGTGGATGCTTTTGCATTTGGAGAGGAGGAGAAGAGATGGGTGGCTTTCGAGGAGTTTATATGGAGGATCAGACGCTGGGGCGACATGGAGAGCGGAGGCCGAAATATGCACCGGTACCGAAGACGGAGAGAGGAGCATTCCTGTGTATTTGTTCTATCTCTTTCTCCCTCAGAAATTTGAACAACCACAGGTCCACATATACAACaatactcaaaaaatattaattttctctttcaataaaaaaaaattatagatacgattttttaacaattttgctTAAATTAAAAGGTAATAAAtctaaatttttgtaaaatatttggaTTTCTTTTTCACCATTTAGATCAAGTTATGgggtttagtattttttttagctAGATAAGCAAGGGTCAACTtttgtcaaaataaaatataaatgattaaatctACATATTCCCATCTAGGAGTGTAAGCTGGTCGGTTCGGTTTGAAAAATTGATCAGGCCAGACTGAACAGACCTAACTCctctatatattttaaaaatattttaataatttaatatattatttttatatagtaattatataagttaatgatgagatttttatctaatttattatcattgaccatataaaatatttttttaatgagttagttacataatttacattaataactcatttaattttaatcttgtaatttaaataataatttttattaatttatttgaaaaaaaaaagaaaaaaagaaaaaagtaattagATTGGACCGAACCGGTCCCTATAGATGTTCAGTCCGATCTGGTCTAGGAAAAATGATAGACTGAAAATCCATCACCTCCTAGATAGAATGGATTTACACCCCTATTCTTATCATTTTGAGTTTTTGagataaatgataattttaaaatatagtatCAGAGTAGAAATCCTAAATTGAAATCTTGAATCTacattttattctatttaattaattaacgttccaCACGTTGAGCCTATTTATTGAGAGAGAATATATATGATCCACGcatgagataaaatataaaggattaaatctacatatttttattagtttaaattttttaaataaatgataattttagaattataatttcttaataatggcgtttcaataataatagaataagaAACTTGAGTTTTAGTAACCCCAGTGAGTTATTATTATAAAAGACGGGAAAGTTAttttaaactattattagtttttttaaaaataacttttagCTCTTGATTCGTTACAAAAAGTCTAAAGAAAacgtaaaatagtaaaatttgcaACGTCGTCGCCAATTAATTACTGTGAAAAGTTTGGATTTTGTCATATTATTTTAAACTAGTCCCTGCAAAAGGTTTCTGGCTACTTCTTTGCAAAATATCACACTGATGAGTATGGGTGAGGACGGAGGTAACCCTTCTAGCCGCCCGACGGAGGTTTTGCCCCCCTTTCCGATGGGCAGGCCCCCATCAGCATGTCATGAGGTAGATTGGCCCTTTCTTTGGTATCCACCCTCCCCACAAGACAAAAACCATCAACCAGCAATCTAGATTCATAATCAACCACCAACCAGACAAAAACCaattagagagaggaagagagaaactGTGTgtgtgagatatatatatatatatatatatataaatttattcatcatcttaTTTCTTATTATCCTTTCATGATATAGTATTAAatgataagtttataaataaaatataataaataatttttaattatttaataccacATTGATGATAATTAAGATGATAAATGGTATtactttatatacatatataatggcTGGAGTTGAccgagaaagggagagagagaccaCGATGGCGACAACAACTAGTTGAAGACATCAACAACTCCATAAACCAACGGCAGAGAGACtgagagaggaaagagagagcTCGAGGACTCAAGGAACTGAGGAAGAATTGgagattttattcaaaacccTATATCAAAATGAAGTCGTGTTattaaaggaaattttttttaatatagcgGGGCCCCCAAGCATTTGACAATCGAGGTCGCCCAGCTGCCCAAGCGAGGGTTTGTCGGTGGAGGGTGGGCGGGGGCCATCCCTACCGATCAGCCATGAAAAAGTGTGTAGGGTTTTTACTTGTTGCAACAAAATCATTCGGACAAGAGGGCTCTACttgcttgattatttttttaaaaattattttggtttGTGTTAAATTATTGAAACAATAATTCCAACAGTTGAAACATTTATtctatattgataaaaaaaatgttatttattatccTTAATTATAATCatcaaatgattagaaaaaaaaaagatgataaatagTATTCTAATAATTTAACATAGGTTAGacaatgataattaaaaaataaaaaataatatttatcatattagaATAATGCCTCgttcatttttacaaaatattttattttatttcattttataattaaaatttttttaatttttatattaaataaaataaataatttaaatttttaaattttaatataaaataatatttaataatattttattcaactattaattttaatttcaattcattttatttcagAAATGAAACGAGCCCGTGTAGCCCAGAGAagaattaaagttgatataaaCATTCGAATATTAATTCGTCCCCTAGCTGTCGTTTAATTagtaattcaaaattcaaaatggtATTAGGtgtaaaacattttaattatattgcATCACGTGAATACCTTTCAGACTACAAAATTTTCCAATCCTTGTCCTTCAAGCTGCCATCTAAGTTCAATGTCTCTAGGGGGTGTTCTATCTCTCTCatcatcttaaaattatatatatatatatatatatattttttttttgaacattgctcaaatataaaatatttttcaattacaaatatttaatttttttatctaatcattatctaattattacaatattttcaaatttttatataaaatataaaaataagtttatatatttaaaaaattatttaactttaaaaatttctctctctctctctctctcatttctccaaACTTAATAATagttaacttaaaatatttaattattattaataaattatttttactattatttatagaattttcatatcatcttattACCCAAACATGCCTAAGACCATGCATGTCGACTCCTAATTTccaacttaaatatatatatatatatatagaagtggCACGTACGTACATag
This is a stretch of genomic DNA from Carya illinoinensis cultivar Pawnee chromosome 3, C.illinoinensisPawnee_v1, whole genome shotgun sequence. It encodes these proteins:
- the LOC122305109 gene encoding pentatricopeptide repeat-containing protein At1g08070, chloroplastic, whose translation is MLLSPSSVPVHISASALHVAPASDPPYKLLESHPSLLLLSKCKSIHGLRQIHSHIVKTGLHNTLFALSKLIEFCATSPFGDLPYALLLFESIPEPNVFIWNTIIRGHSLSSDPILAVDFYVRMLLCGTQPNSYTFPFVLKSCAKAGATREGKQIHAHVLKLGLWCDAFVHTSLINMYAQNGELDDARLVFDKSAFRDAVSFTALITGYASRGYMDAARLLFDKIPVRDVVSWNAMIAGYAQCFRFEEALTFFEEMRKMNVQPNESTMLTVLSACAQSGSVELGNWVHSWIEDHYELGSNLRLVNALIDMYSKCGDLETARRLFDGIHQRDVISWNVIIGGYTHMSCYKEALALFRLMLGSDTEPNDVTLLGVLPACAHLGVLDLGKWIHAYIDKNFENMTNSSLSTSLIDMYAKCGNIEAAEQVFDGLNPKSLASWNAMISGLAMHGHADKAIRLFTQMVDAGLKPDDITFVGLLSACTHAGRLELGRQYFSSMIHDFNISPKLEHYGCMIDLLGRAGMFDEAEALMKNMEMEPDGAIWGSLLGACRVHGRVELGEYVAEHLFELEPENPGAYVLLSNIYAGAGRWDDVARVRTRLKDKGMKKVPGCTSIEVDSVVHEFLVGGKLHPLSKDIYEMLEEIDKLLEMAGFVPDTSEVLYDMDEEWKEGALSHHSEKLAIAFGLISTKPGATIRIVKNLRVCGNCHSATKLISKIFNREIIARDRNRFHHFKNGSCSCKDYW